Proteins encoded by one window of Salvia splendens isolate huo1 chromosome 5, SspV2, whole genome shotgun sequence:
- the LOC121803941 gene encoding uncharacterized protein LOC121803941, whose amino-acid sequence MHSTIHIDEKWFYMTKGTQRFYLAPGEQEPHRTCKNKKFISKIMFMCAVCRPLFGVHGEVLFDGKIGIFPFTKQVAAKRSSKNKQEGTMETKPIESITTDVVRECLINKILPAIIAKWPDGATKVLKIQQDNARPHIKDNDPAFREAAQQSGFSISIVQQPPNSPDTNVNDLGWFRAIQSLQTQTACNNVDDLVNAVEKSFHELQPETLDNVFLSLQGLVHGNYESPGSEQIQAAPHGESTFKEDKSTSTESRSSSGTGYGSSSLSERPGEQPWIGVNIPSLRIMKV is encoded by the exons ATGCACAGCACTATACATATTGATGAAAAGTGGTTCTACATGACTAAAGGAACTCAGAGATTCTATCTTGCTCCAGGAGAGCAAGAACCTCATAGAACATGTAAAAATAAGAAGTTCATATCCAAAATAATGTTCATGTGTGCAGTTTGTAGACCATTGTTTGGTGTTCATGGTGAAGTGTTGTTTGATGGAAAAATTGGAATTTTTCCCTTTACCAaacaagttgcagccaagaggtCAAGTAAAAACAAGCAGGAAGGCACTATGGAGACAAAACCCATAGAGAGTATCACAACAGATGTGGTGAGGGAATGCTTGATCAATAAG ATATTACCTGCCATCATAGCCAAGTGGCCAGATGGGGCAACTAAAGTTCTCAAGATACAACAAGATAACGCGAGACCACACATCAAAGACAATGACCCAGCTTTCAGAGAAGCTGCACAACAAAGTGGTTTCTCAATCTCAATTGTGCAACAACCACCTAACTCACCTGACACCAATGTGAATGACTTGGGTTGGTTCAGAGCAATACAGTCACTACAAACTCAGACTGCATGCAATAATGTGGATGACTTAGTGAATGCAGTTGAGAAATCATTCCATGAATTACAACCAGAGACTTTGGATAATGTTTTCCTAAGTCTTCAAGGCTTGGTACATGGAAATTATGAAAGTCCAGGGTCAGAACAGATACAAGCTGCCCCACATGGGGAAAGCACATTTAAGGAGGACAAATCAACTTCCACTGAATCTAGAAGTTCCAGTGGAACTGGTTATGGAAGTAGTAGCTTATCTGAGAGACCAGGGGAGCAACCATGGATTGGAGTCAATATCCCAAGCCTTAGGATTATGAAGGTATAG
- the LOC121803185 gene encoding protein yippee-like At5g53940 produces MGRIFVVDLEGKTYNCKFCKTQPASTASSTCFPVISVPKGEGYLFNTVVNVTSGPPEERMMISGMHTVSDVFCCSCGHLLGWKYLVAHEESQKYKQGKFALERDGIIDGADSEFYIAFL; encoded by the exons atggGAAGGATATTTGTAGTTGATTTGGAAGGAAAAACCTACAATTGCAAATTCTGCAAAACCCAGCCAGCTAGCACAGCCTCATCAACTTGTTTCCCGG TCATTTCAGTGCCAAAGGGGGAAGGTTATCTCTTTAATACAGT AGTGAATGTGACATCTGGTCCTCCTGAGGAGAGGATGATGATTTCTGGTATGCACACGGTATCAGATGTATTTTGCTGCTCTTGTGGGCACTTACTAGGCTGGAAATAT TTGGTCGCACACGAGGAGAGCCAGAAATATAAACAAGGCAAATTTGCTCTTGAGAG AGACGGAATTATAGATGGAGCGGACTCTGAATTCTACATCGCCTTTCTATGA